A single window of Pseudomonas marginalis DNA harbors:
- a CDS encoding TIGR03747 family integrating conjugative element membrane protein: MATSVQNTPPQSVQRPGLIISAISLVLRIIGLLIASLLFSILIEFAGLLLFWGDQGWRHSQAMLNSELGWLSEHFKASLILQQPGQTIVQVLDFLNQRLLVETGFADFARQARVSSQGNGFWSWTNQLYVSIEDFVLAAVYVTLTFVVRLTILVLAIPLFLLAIFTGFVDGLIRRDLRKFGAGRESSFVYHRAKRAVLPLLIVPWVIYLSLPFSLNPMAVFFPCAVMLGIITAITATTFKKYL; encoded by the coding sequence ATGGCGACTTCCGTCCAGAACACGCCGCCACAATCGGTCCAGCGCCCGGGGTTGATCATCTCGGCGATCAGCCTGGTTCTCCGCATCATCGGATTGCTGATCGCCTCGTTGCTGTTCTCGATCCTCATCGAGTTCGCAGGCCTGCTACTGTTCTGGGGCGATCAGGGTTGGCGACACAGCCAGGCCATGTTGAATAGCGAATTGGGATGGCTCAGCGAGCACTTCAAAGCTTCACTCATCCTCCAACAACCCGGGCAAACGATCGTTCAAGTACTGGATTTTCTAAATCAGCGGCTGCTGGTCGAGACTGGCTTTGCGGATTTTGCCCGGCAGGCTCGGGTGTCGAGCCAGGGCAACGGTTTCTGGAGTTGGACCAATCAGCTATACGTGAGCATCGAGGATTTCGTACTGGCTGCAGTGTATGTGACCTTAACCTTCGTGGTGCGCCTGACCATTCTGGTCCTGGCCATCCCCCTGTTTCTGCTGGCCATATTCACTGGTTTTGTCGATGGACTGATACGCCGGGACCTACGTAAATTTGGCGCAGGGAGAGAAAGTAGCTTTGTCTACCATCGAGCTAAACGAGCCGTGTTACCACTGCTGATCGTGCCCTGGGTTATCTACTTGTCTCTACCCTTTTCGCTCAATCCCATGGCTGTGTTTTTCCCTTGTGCTGTGATGCTCGGCATCATTACGGCAATCACGGCAACGACATTCAAGAAGTATCTCTGA